From Psychroflexus torquis ATCC 700755, the proteins below share one genomic window:
- a CDS encoding T9SS type A sorting domain-containing protein, which translates to MTTINEQFGNLGETIKDVSGEFLDKLIAVSGLSKTQVMMIVFGASSLGVIAQTNPAFGSGYNLVQCDIDNASGSNQDAGLISNLVAANDIMNQDQRTDELTVVGRIVDDNFDANQPIDDTNNTPILKSTSTSTATAYRNYIIAQGRSNANVHWLQTNTFFPDAGAASAGRFQGFNAAAGGAVALSNYINVSHELTSGHGALAGHNQGGSFPAEQSIDDNGTPNDPTDDLYIAAGTKKSQLKVTGEGTQSSVATGPVATSNAIDGYVYYKSRSGAQERVLATDVSSGTTDNTFDLIYDDYTATQPNRVHNQGNPEDVAESTVTVDTVNGTFSLDDISEYNESYPLLKAEDGTVLATIDDVYRLYIYDDTDTSDGAHLNPVGIDFKSRPNIEYTAYSSDPSTLSYRVMNVSQNVLNNTMVTLGTKNNQEIPEFKMYPNPATESINIEANTPLDDIEVYDMTGKRVIEVNPQGATEITVPLDRLQSGMYIMHVYDKNGGKKATKLIKE; encoded by the coding sequence ATGACAACAATCAACGAACAGTTCGGCAACTTAGGCGAAACTATTAAAGATGTTTCAGGAGAATTTTTGGACAAGTTAATTGCCGTCTCGGGACTCAGCAAGACCCAAGTCATGATGATTGTTTTTGGGGCGAGTAGTTTGGGCGTGATAGCCCAAACAAATCCAGCCTTTGGTTCTGGATATAATCTAGTACAATGTGATATAGATAATGCCTCTGGCTCAAACCAAGACGCAGGATTAATATCAAACCTTGTCGCGGCTAATGATATCATGAATCAGGATCAGAGAACTGATGAATTAACAGTAGTAGGGAGAATTGTAGATGATAATTTTGATGCTAATCAACCGATTGATGATACAAATAATACCCCAATTCTCAAATCAACATCAACCTCAACTGCTACAGCTTACCGAAACTATATTATTGCCCAAGGGCGATCTAATGCTAATGTTCACTGGTTACAGACTAATACTTTCTTCCCTGATGCCGGAGCTGCCTCAGCAGGAAGATTTCAAGGATTTAACGCAGCAGCCGGAGGTGCCGTTGCTTTGTCTAACTACATAAACGTTTCACATGAGCTAACGAGCGGTCATGGAGCACTCGCTGGACATAACCAAGGGGGATCATTTCCTGCCGAGCAAAGCATTGACGATAATGGTACACCCAATGACCCAACTGATGATCTATATATAGCTGCTGGCACAAAAAAAAGCCAATTAAAAGTTACTGGTGAAGGGACTCAATCGAGTGTTGCAACTGGTCCCGTGGCCACAAGCAATGCTATTGATGGTTATGTGTACTACAAATCTAGAAGTGGGGCTCAAGAACGTGTTCTTGCCACAGATGTATCTAGCGGGACTACGGACAATACCTTTGATCTCATTTATGATGATTATACCGCTACACAGCCAAACAGAGTCCATAATCAAGGAAATCCTGAAGACGTAGCTGAATCAACTGTAACGGTAGACACCGTAAATGGAACCTTTAGCCTCGATGATATTTCTGAGTACAATGAGAGTTATCCTTTACTCAAAGCAGAGGATGGAACAGTATTAGCAACCATCGATGACGTGTATCGTCTCTATATTTATGATGATACTGATACCAGTGATGGAGCCCATCTAAATCCAGTAGGAATTGATTTTAAAAGTAGACCAAACATTGAGTATACCGCCTATAGTAGTGACCCCAGTACGCTAAGCTATAGAGTTATGAATGTTTCTCAAAACGTTCTCAATAACACAATGGTAACCCTCGGCACCAAAAATAACCAAGAAATCCCAGAATTTAAGATGTACCCAAATCCAGCAACTGAGAGTATAAATATAGAAGCAAATACACCATTAGATGACATCGAAGTCTACGACATGACAGGAAAACGTGTCATAGAAGTAAATCCACAAGGAGCAACTGAGATAACTGTACCTCTAGATCGTCTCCAATCTGGAATGTATATCATGCATGTCTATGACAAAAATGGTGGTAAAAAAGCCACAAAGTTGATAAAAGAATAG